In the genome of Hippoglossus hippoglossus isolate fHipHip1 chromosome 4, fHipHip1.pri, whole genome shotgun sequence, one region contains:
- the LOC117760866 gene encoding neoverrucotoxin subunit alpha-like isoform X2 yields MSHEEETVPDESETRDEESKENREVKDVKVKLQLEKKTISPLTLLRDDLSQFKDEVLKVLKDTRAEHEARPSNQTGNKVSSSTLSLLRDDLSQFKEDVSSIFGVNSSKDKDVKSADPKSSQAAERSINPLSLIKEDISNVFRLALSKDKDNRDLKAQEDKIKVLRAERTEDPFMRLFRRDQTLRSCERAEDGQEDKKTTSEKNEKQTDDGFTGQLSDSEDKINTMEDQSEESDVDDESEGKPTTRQTEETRSQTDQRCDHDSVDSEEDENKEEKGSETLHWENLISELSLISLREDKDDDRRDEPGEELWSVKNFAIYLTMDPSTANSELLLSDHNRKATRVWSDNRYLENMDRFECCPQVLCREALLESVYWEVEWSGGADIGVTYNSISRDGDTASCLLGHNESSWSLECSEDRYTPCYNNKRFKSSSPDPFTRRVGVYLDWSAGSLSFYCISQDAMVHLHTFTSTFTQPLYPGFWVWAYDGSVSLCQVELNWERLLQ; encoded by the exons ATGAGTCACGAGGAGGAAACTGTTCCGGACGAATCTGAAACAAGAGACGAGGAATCAAAAGAAAACCGTGAAGTCAAAGACGTGAAGGTGAAACTTCAGCTGGAGAAGAAGACGATCAGCCCGCTGACGCTCCTCAGAGACGACCTCAGCCAGTTTAAAGACGAAGTGCTGAAGGTGTTAAAGGACACGAGGGCGGAGCATGAGGCCCGTCCGTCCAATCAGACGGGAAATAAAGTGAGTAGCAGCACGCTCAGTCTCCTCAGAGACGACCTGAGCCAGTTTAAAGAGGACGTGAGCAGCATCTTCGGCGTCAACTCATCCAAAGACAAAGACGTGAAATCTGCAGATCCTAAAAGCAGTCAGGCAGCGGAGAGGAGCATCAACCCTCTGAGCCTCATCAAAGAGGACATCTCTAATGTCTTCAGACTCGCTCTGTCCAAGGACAAAGACAACAGAGACCTCAAGGCCCaggaagacaaaataaaagtcctcaGAGCTGAGAGAACCGAAGACCCCTTTATGAGGCTGTTCAGAAGAGACCAAACTCTGAGGAGCTGTGAAAGAGCAGAGGACGGACAGGAAGATAAAAAGACGACTTCGGAAAAGAAcgagaaacaaacagacgatGGTTTCACAGGACAACTCTCAGACAGCGAAGACAAGATCAACACCATGGAagaccaatcagaggagagcgATGTGGACGATGAGTCTGAGGGGAAACCGACGACACGTCAAACTGAGGAGACGAGATCACAGACAG ATCAGAGATGTGACCACGACTCTGTGGATTCAGAGGAAGACgagaacaaagaagaaaaaggttCCGAGACTCTTCACTGGGAGAATCTGATCTCTGAGCTCAGCCTCATCAGTCTGAGAGAAGACAAAGACGACGACAGGAG AGACGAGCCGGGAGAAGAACTGTGGTCTGTGAAAAACT tcGCCATTTATTTGACCATGGACCCGAGCACTGCCAACTCAGAGCTGCTCCTGTCCGACCACAACAGGAAGGCGACTCGCGTGTGGTCGGACAATCGCTACTTGGAAAACATGGACCGGTTTGAGTGCTGCCCTCAGGTCCTGTGCAGGGAGGCGCTGCTGGAATCGGTGTACTGGGAGGTGGAGTGGAGCGGCGGCGCCGACATCGGCGTCACCTACAACAGCATTTCCAGAGACGGAGACACGGCGAGCTGTCTGCTCGGACACAACGAGAGCTCCTGGAGTCTGGAGTGCTCGGAGGACCGCTACACGCCGTGTTACAACAACAAGAGATTCAAGTCATCCTCACCTGATCCCTTTACCCGCAGAGTCGGGGTTTACCTGGACTGGTCTGCAGGATCTCTGTCCTTCTACTGCATCTCACAGGACGCCATGGTCCACCTCCacaccttcacctccaccttcacCCAGCCTCTGTACCCCGGCTTCTGGGTGTGGGCCTACGACGGCTCGGTGTCGCTGTGTCAGGTGGAGTTAAACTGGGAACGTCTGCTGCAGTGA
- the LOC117760866 gene encoding neoverrucotoxin subunit alpha-like isoform X1, translating into MSHEEETVPDESETRDEESKENREVKDVKVKLQLEKKTISPLTLLRDDLSQFKDEVLKVLKDTRAEHEARPSNQTGNKVSSSTLSLLRDDLSQFKEDVSSIFGVNSSKDKDVKSADPKSSQAAERSINPLSLIKEDISNVFRLALSKDKDNRDLKAQEDKIKVLRAERTEDPFMRLFRRDQTLRSCERAEDGQEDKKTTSEKNEKQTDDGFTGQLSDSEDKINTMEDQSEESDVDDESEGKPTTRQTEETRSQTADQRCDHDSVDSEEDENKEEKGSETLHWENLISELSLISLREDKDDDRRDEPGEELWSVKNFAIYLTMDPSTANSELLLSDHNRKATRVWSDNRYLENMDRFECCPQVLCREALLESVYWEVEWSGGADIGVTYNSISRDGDTASCLLGHNESSWSLECSEDRYTPCYNNKRFKSSSPDPFTRRVGVYLDWSAGSLSFYCISQDAMVHLHTFTSTFTQPLYPGFWVWAYDGSVSLCQVELNWERLLQ; encoded by the exons ATGAGTCACGAGGAGGAAACTGTTCCGGACGAATCTGAAACAAGAGACGAGGAATCAAAAGAAAACCGTGAAGTCAAAGACGTGAAGGTGAAACTTCAGCTGGAGAAGAAGACGATCAGCCCGCTGACGCTCCTCAGAGACGACCTCAGCCAGTTTAAAGACGAAGTGCTGAAGGTGTTAAAGGACACGAGGGCGGAGCATGAGGCCCGTCCGTCCAATCAGACGGGAAATAAAGTGAGTAGCAGCACGCTCAGTCTCCTCAGAGACGACCTGAGCCAGTTTAAAGAGGACGTGAGCAGCATCTTCGGCGTCAACTCATCCAAAGACAAAGACGTGAAATCTGCAGATCCTAAAAGCAGTCAGGCAGCGGAGAGGAGCATCAACCCTCTGAGCCTCATCAAAGAGGACATCTCTAATGTCTTCAGACTCGCTCTGTCCAAGGACAAAGACAACAGAGACCTCAAGGCCCaggaagacaaaataaaagtcctcaGAGCTGAGAGAACCGAAGACCCCTTTATGAGGCTGTTCAGAAGAGACCAAACTCTGAGGAGCTGTGAAAGAGCAGAGGACGGACAGGAAGATAAAAAGACGACTTCGGAAAAGAAcgagaaacaaacagacgatGGTTTCACAGGACAACTCTCAGACAGCGAAGACAAGATCAACACCATGGAagaccaatcagaggagagcgATGTGGACGATGAGTCTGAGGGGAAACCGACGACACGTCAAACTGAGGAGACGAGATCACAGACAG CCGATCAGAGATGTGACCACGACTCTGTGGATTCAGAGGAAGACgagaacaaagaagaaaaaggttCCGAGACTCTTCACTGGGAGAATCTGATCTCTGAGCTCAGCCTCATCAGTCTGAGAGAAGACAAAGACGACGACAGGAG AGACGAGCCGGGAGAAGAACTGTGGTCTGTGAAAAACT tcGCCATTTATTTGACCATGGACCCGAGCACTGCCAACTCAGAGCTGCTCCTGTCCGACCACAACAGGAAGGCGACTCGCGTGTGGTCGGACAATCGCTACTTGGAAAACATGGACCGGTTTGAGTGCTGCCCTCAGGTCCTGTGCAGGGAGGCGCTGCTGGAATCGGTGTACTGGGAGGTGGAGTGGAGCGGCGGCGCCGACATCGGCGTCACCTACAACAGCATTTCCAGAGACGGAGACACGGCGAGCTGTCTGCTCGGACACAACGAGAGCTCCTGGAGTCTGGAGTGCTCGGAGGACCGCTACACGCCGTGTTACAACAACAAGAGATTCAAGTCATCCTCACCTGATCCCTTTACCCGCAGAGTCGGGGTTTACCTGGACTGGTCTGCAGGATCTCTGTCCTTCTACTGCATCTCACAGGACGCCATGGTCCACCTCCacaccttcacctccaccttcacCCAGCCTCTGTACCCCGGCTTCTGGGTGTGGGCCTACGACGGCTCGGTGTCGCTGTGTCAGGTGGAGTTAAACTGGGAACGTCTGCTGCAGTGA